The sequence GGTTGAAGTTTTACAGCTTTAATTTTTAATAATTTCTTTGCAAGAATTTGTTCTAATGTTTTCATCTTCTTTGTTAGATTTTTATATTTAATATTTAAGTACAAAAGTAGTGATTTGAAATGAAAATAGTATTGTACTGATGTCTTTTTTTTGTGTTAGCTTGTCTGGGTGTTTATTTTGTCTTGTTAGAAAAGTATTTTACAGGGTAAAGTACTATAAGAAAGCCTATGCTTATCACTGCAATAAAGATAAACATAACATCAAGAAACTCAACAACAACAGGGTATGAGTTTACTGCAAATGCTCCTTGCACATTGCCTAACTTAATCCAACCGAAGTGCGATTGACCTAAGCACAACAAAACTCCAAGTATAACTCCCGTAACAGCTCCGACTAAAGAGATAAGCCAGCCTTCAAAAAGGAATATGCGAGATATTAATGTGTTGTTAGCTCCTAAGTTGCGTAAAGTAATTATATCGTTTTGCTTGTTAACCATCAGCATCGACAGAGAACCTATTATATTAAATGCGGCTATAAGAACAATAAAACACAACATTAAGAAGCTTACCCACTTCTCTATATTCATCATCTTAAAAACAGATTCTTGTTGTTCGTATCTGTCTTTTACATAATAACTATCTCCTAAAATATTTTTTATTTGTTTTTTTATAGTGTTGGCATTGTAACCTTCTTTTAGTTTTACTTCTAAAGCACTTACTTCGTTTTCGTAATTAAGCATCTCTCGAGCAAAGTCGATAGAAACTAACATATAATAATCATCATACGAAGTTTGATTTATTAAGAAGATGCCACCAATATAAGGGTGTCCAATATTAATGGACGTCATTGGGTTTACAAGATTTATTTTGGTGTTTCTTTTTGGGATATAAACATCTAAAGGGTGAATGAAGTTGGCATTTACACCTAAGTTTACAGCCACTCCAAAGCCTAAAACGGCAAAATTGTTTTCTTCGTTTTCTAAGATGTATTCTCCATCGAACATTATGCTTTTGGTGTTT comes from Dysgonomonadaceae bacterium PH5-43 and encodes:
- a CDS encoding lipoprotein-releasing system permease protein (product_source=KO:K09808; cog=COG4591; ko=KO:K09808; pfam=PF02687,PF12704; transmembrane_helix_parts=Inside_1_20,TMhelix_21_43,Outside_44_144,TMhelix_145_164,Inside_165_176,TMhelix_177_199,Outside_200_274,TMhelix_275_297,Inside_298_322,TMhelix_323_345,Outside_346_375,TMhelix_376_398,Inside_399_406), with translation MNLSFYIAKRYLFSKKKQNAINIISIVAVCGVAVATLAAVCTLSVFNGFQSLVSDMFSSFDPELKITPVKGKVFNPNDSLLLEIYSLPEIETISETLEDNAIVKYNERQVPVVMKGVQNNFQEIANTKSIMFDGEYILENEENNFAVLGFGVAVNLGVNANFIHPLDVYIPKRNTKINLVNPMTSINIGHPYIGGIFLINQTSYDDYYMLVSIDFAREMLNYENEVSALEVKLKEGYNANTIKKQIKNILGDSYYVKDRYEQQESVFKMMNIEKWVSFLMLCFIVLIAAFNIIGSLSMLMVNKQNDIITLRNLGANNTLISRIFLFEGWLISLVGAVTGVILGVLLCLGQSHFGWIKLGNVQGAFAVNSYPVVVEFLDVMFIFIAVISIGFLIVLYPVKYFSNKTK